The Pedosphaera parvula Ellin514 DNA window CAGGTCATCCGGTGAAATCAATTGGTCGCGCAACAAATGTTCGCGAATGTGTTTGTCCCACGTTTTCCAATAGGTGCCGCCGGGTCGATCGATGAGCACCAGTGGCATGAGCTGACTTTTGCCGGTCTGCATCAGGGTCAATGCTTCATAACCCTCATCCATCGTGCCAAAGCCGCCCGGAAAGAGCGCAATGGCATCCGAGTGTCGGATGAAGATGAGTTTGCGGGTAAAGAAATACTTGAAGGTAATCAGCTTTTTGTCGTCCTGAATGACGGGATTTGCCCCCTGTTCCCAAGGCAGTCGAATATTCGCACCGAAGCTGTTTTCGAGCCCCGCTCCTTCGTGTCCAGCATGCATGATCCCCCCGCCAGCCCCGGTAATCACCATGAAACCTGCATCCGCTATCTTTTTGCCAAATTCGACAGCTTGTTGGTATTCCACCTTGGTAGGTTGCGTACGGGCAGAACCGAAAATCGTTACCTTGCGTTTATGTGCATAAGGTGCAAACAGCTTGAATGCATAACGTAACTCCCGCACCGCGGTTTGAATCACCTTAACATCACCGCTGTCTTTCACATCGGTCATTAGCTTCAATGCACTTTCAATGATGTCACTAACGGCCTCAGGATTGTAACCGCCACCTTTATACTTGATCAGTTCGTCAATGCGCCTCTTTAGTTCCGGATCCACCGGAGGTTTCTCACTTTTAATCATTTCGGAAGAATAGCCACTTTCGCTCTAAATGCAATACGACTAAAAAACAGGAAGTATTTTTTGCGAGAGAAAAGACCCAGTTCTCCGCACGGAGTAATAACCCCTGCGAAGTGGCCAATGTTGGTCACGGCTATTGGAACGCTCAGGCGAAGTGACCAAGCAATTTTGTTCCATTAATCTTGGTCAAATCTTCAGAAACATTCTTTTCAATTCTCGCCCGGACGCCCGGGTCGAGCTTATCCATCAGTTGATTGTTAATCCGTTTGATAGCTGCCAGGTAAACAGGCCGGTCTCCATCATTGCTTTTCACCAATTGGTTTACAGTTTTTGCCAGCTGAGTGATTGCTCTCCGCTCCAATTCCAATTCCATGTTATTAGGATCCACATTCCCTCCTGTTCCCATCCCCAATGCCCCACCTTTTTTAAACCTCCCTTCTCCATCTGTGTTTTTATCTGACAGTCGGCCATCCGCTTCCGCTGTCTGCATATCCTTGATCAACTCCAGTCGCGGGCTTGTGCTAAATTCATCATAATCAACCTTGTATGCTTTGAGACAACCCAGATCAGTGACTACTACCAATTTGTTTTGCATAGTCCTTTATCGTTTTTAGTTCTCGTGTATTTGAAGTGAGCCGGCCTCTATCTTCCGGCCTGGTCCTGTAGTAAACTAACACAACTGAGCACAAATGAGAAAGTTGCCATCATTTCGAGCCACCCTGTCCTCGCGTTGACACCCTCTCAACCTGCTGGTACCGTGCGAACTCTTTGAAACATTCACATGGACTATAAGAATACATTGAATTTGCCGCAGACCGACTTTCCGATGAAAGCCGATCTGGTGACCCGTGAACCGCAACGCCTGGAGCAATGGCAGGCCAATGGTTTATACGAAAAAATTCAAGCCCAGCGTGCCGGAGCCGAAAAATTCGTTCTTCATGACGGCCCGCCCTTCGCCAACGGCGACGTGCACATCGGCACCGCGCTCAACAAGATTCTTAAGG harbors:
- a CDS encoding host attachment protein — translated: MQNKLVVVTDLGCLKAYKVDYDEFSTSPRLELIKDMQTAEADGRLSDKNTDGEGRFKKGGALGMGTGGNVDPNNMELELERRAITQLAKTVNQLVKSNDGDRPVYLAAIKRINNQLMDKLDPGVRARIEKNVSEDLTKINGTKLLGHFA
- a CDS encoding LOG family protein, with protein sequence MIKSEKPPVDPELKRRIDELIKYKGGGYNPEAVSDIIESALKLMTDVKDSGDVKVIQTAVRELRYAFKLFAPYAHKRKVTIFGSARTQPTKVEYQQAVEFGKKIADAGFMVITGAGGGIMHAGHEGAGLENSFGANIRLPWEQGANPVIQDDKKLITFKYFFTRKLIFIRHSDAIALFPGGFGTMDEGYEALTLMQTGKSQLMPLVLIDRPGGTYWKTWDKHIREHLLRDQLISPDDLNLYQITDDTDQAVKIISRFYRNFVSTRFVKELFVIRLKHAPSASAIEAMNEDFADIIVGPKIATIEATPEERADEDMIDLPRIAFGFNRRDYGRLRQLIDVLNAL